One Streptomyces sp. P9-A2 DNA window includes the following coding sequences:
- a CDS encoding sensor histidine kinase yields MGDAAGRRPVLLDAPAALAFALLPHVAVLRPAADDGVSVGAVWLLSLGAALPLVVRWLWPLPVFGFVLTAACVALAVGLGPAPLLAAAYALYPVAATRLRPGLSAAFTAGLCATGAALLTVTGGQSYQGGTKPVQIVFGVLVLGATWSAGTAVRERGESLRRALAHAAEQAKAEERLRIARDIHDVVTHSVGLIAVKAGVANHVIATRPEEAREALEVIEDVSRRALRDMRATLKVLRRDHEGDGRDLRPVLGLDDLPSLAETAQTAGARVDLRSRRAEEPPDGVALSAFRIVQEALTNVVKHAAPTDCRVHLTAERGTLTIDVTDDGPDPEAGSGPRPVVPGGGMGLVGMKERVAAHGGTLSAGPRPGRGFQVLATLPY; encoded by the coding sequence ATGGGTGACGCCGCCGGCCGTCGTCCGGTCCTGCTCGACGCGCCGGCCGCACTCGCGTTCGCGTTGCTCCCGCACGTGGCGGTGCTGAGACCGGCCGCCGACGACGGGGTGAGTGTCGGCGCCGTGTGGCTGCTGTCGCTCGGCGCCGCGCTGCCGTTGGTCGTGCGGTGGCTGTGGCCCCTGCCGGTCTTCGGGTTCGTGCTGACCGCCGCCTGCGTGGCGCTGGCAGTCGGCCTCGGACCGGCCCCGCTGCTCGCCGCCGCGTACGCCCTGTATCCGGTGGCCGCCACGAGGCTGCGGCCAGGGCTGTCTGCGGCCTTCACCGCCGGGCTGTGCGCGACGGGCGCCGCTCTGCTCACCGTGACGGGAGGGCAGAGCTACCAGGGCGGGACCAAGCCGGTGCAGATCGTGTTCGGAGTGCTCGTCCTCGGCGCCACCTGGTCGGCGGGGACGGCCGTCCGGGAACGCGGGGAGAGCCTGCGCCGCGCCCTCGCGCACGCCGCCGAGCAGGCGAAGGCCGAGGAACGCCTCCGCATCGCCCGCGACATCCACGACGTCGTCACGCACAGCGTGGGCCTCATCGCGGTCAAGGCCGGTGTCGCCAATCATGTGATCGCCACGCGTCCCGAGGAGGCACGGGAAGCCCTGGAGGTGATCGAGGACGTCAGCCGCCGGGCACTGCGCGACATGCGGGCCACCCTCAAAGTGCTGCGCAGGGACCACGAGGGCGACGGACGGGACCTCAGACCGGTGCTCGGGCTGGACGACCTTCCCTCTCTCGCGGAGACGGCACAGACAGCCGGCGCCCGCGTCGATCTGCGGTCCCGGCGCGCGGAGGAACCTCCTGACGGCGTCGCACTGTCCGCGTTCCGGATTGTCCAGGAGGCGCTGACCAACGTGGTCAAACACGCTGCGCCGACCGACTGCCGGGTACATCTCACCGCGGAACGGGGCACGTTGACGATCGACGTCACCGACGACGGCCCCGACCCCGAAGCCGGCTCCGGACCGCGACCGGTGGTGCCCGGCGGTGGAATGGGCCTCGTCGGAATGAAGGAGCGGGTCGCCGCGCACGGCGGCACCCTCAGCGCGGGGCCCCGGCCGGGCCGCGGTTTCCAGGTCCTTGCGACACTGCCGTACTGA
- a CDS encoding ABC transporter ATP-binding protein, translating to MIDVQNLTKRYGQRTVVDGLTFTVPSGTVTGFLGPNGAGKSTTMRMMLGLTHPDAGAVRIDGHAYPELRYPVRHVGALLETSVPHRSLTAAHHLLWLAQSNRIPRGRVAEVLETVGLTGAARRRVGTFSLGMGQRLGLAAALLGDPPVLVLDEPVNGLDAEGIRWLRELLRSMAAEGRTVLVSSHLMTEMSLVADHLIVIDRGRLLAETGMADFIRRHGRTYVRVRTPEPMRLNSILERKGASLRPAADGSLEIDGMSAAEINRLAAADGLALEELSTHTASLEDTFLELTGNQEGTTHV from the coding sequence GTGATTGACGTCCAGAACTTGACCAAGCGGTACGGGCAGCGCACCGTCGTCGACGGACTCACCTTCACGGTGCCGTCAGGGACCGTGACCGGGTTCCTCGGCCCCAACGGTGCCGGGAAGTCGACCACCATGCGGATGATGCTCGGCCTGACCCATCCGGACGCCGGAGCCGTGCGCATCGACGGGCACGCCTATCCCGAGCTGCGGTACCCGGTCCGGCATGTCGGTGCCCTGCTGGAGACGTCCGTCCCGCACCGCAGCCTGACCGCCGCCCACCACCTGCTGTGGCTCGCACAGAGCAACCGGATCCCCCGCGGGCGCGTCGCGGAGGTCCTGGAGACGGTCGGCCTGACCGGGGCCGCCCGACGGCGTGTCGGCACATTCTCCCTCGGCATGGGCCAGCGGCTCGGGCTGGCCGCGGCGCTGCTCGGGGACCCGCCCGTGCTCGTGCTCGACGAACCGGTCAACGGCCTCGACGCGGAGGGCATCCGGTGGCTGCGCGAACTGCTGCGCTCGATGGCCGCCGAAGGCCGGACCGTCCTCGTCTCCAGCCATCTGATGACCGAGATGTCCCTCGTCGCGGACCATCTGATCGTCATCGACCGAGGACGGCTTCTCGCGGAGACCGGCATGGCGGACTTCATCCGGCGCCACGGACGCACGTACGTCCGGGTCCGGACACCGGAACCCATGCGGCTCAACAGCATCCTGGAGCGGAAAGGGGCCTCACTGAGGCCGGCGGCGGACGGCAGCCTGGAGATCGACGGAATGTCGGCGGCCGAGATCAACCGGCTGGCCGCGGCCGACGGACTCGCCCTCGAAGAGCTCAGCACCCACACGGCATCCCTCGAGGACACCTTCCTCGAGCTCACCGGCAACCAAGAAGGCACCACCCATGTCTGA
- a CDS encoding ABC transporter permease, whose product MSETVAAIRAEFTKLRGVRGTFLSLLLFIPVSVFIAALGGWSAKGAIDSENPGLRSDFTAEQAGLDGILYGQLALIVFGVLIVSSEYTSGMMRVSLLAVPRRGRLYAAKTAVTAAVALAVAVPVTIAGYLVTQLALGPHGAPIDASGVPRALAGAVVYLTLMSLFAAGVAATARSAVIPLAILLPMVLAGSQILSVIGATKEMARYFPDRAGTEMLTVDSNDAATGFAVLLAWTVAALAAGYVRHRRWDA is encoded by the coding sequence ATGTCTGAGACGGTCGCGGCCATCCGGGCCGAGTTCACCAAGTTGCGAGGCGTCCGCGGCACGTTCCTCTCCCTGCTGCTGTTCATCCCCGTCAGCGTCTTCATCGCCGCCCTGGGAGGCTGGTCGGCGAAGGGCGCCATCGACTCCGAGAACCCGGGACTCCGCTCCGACTTCACCGCCGAACAGGCCGGCCTGGACGGCATCCTCTATGGCCAGCTCGCCCTGATCGTGTTCGGCGTGCTCATCGTCTCCAGCGAGTACACCTCGGGCATGATGCGCGTCTCGCTGCTGGCCGTGCCCCGGCGCGGTCGGCTCTACGCGGCGAAGACGGCTGTCACCGCTGCCGTCGCGCTCGCCGTCGCCGTCCCCGTCACGATCGCCGGCTACCTGGTCACCCAGCTCGCCCTGGGACCGCACGGCGCCCCGATCGACGCGAGCGGTGTCCCCCGTGCCCTCGCCGGGGCCGTGGTCTACCTGACACTGATGAGCCTCTTCGCGGCGGGTGTCGCGGCAACGGCCCGCAGCGCCGTCATCCCGCTGGCGATCCTGCTGCCGATGGTGCTCGCCGGATCCCAGATCCTGTCCGTCATCGGAGCGACGAAGGAGATGGCGCGGTACTTCCCCGACCGGGCCGGCACCGAGATGCTCACCGTCGACTCGAACGACGCCGCCACCGGATTCGCCGTGCTGCTCGCGTGGACCGTCGCCGCGCTGGCCGCCGGCTACGTCCGGCACCGCCGGTGGGACGCGTGA
- a CDS encoding aborycin family tricyclic lasso peptide: protein MSAIYEPPALQEVGDFDELTKCLGIGSCQDFAGCGYAVVCFW from the coding sequence ATGTCCGCGATCTACGAGCCCCCCGCCCTGCAGGAAGTCGGGGACTTCGACGAGCTCACCAAGTGCCTCGGCATCGGGAGCTGCCAGGACTTCGCCGGCTGCGGTTACGCGGTCGTCTGCTTCTGGTGA
- a CDS encoding lasso peptide isopeptide bond-forming cyclase: protein MEFVVLPDCPAAAHLAADLPAARRIDHASGRPWIVGDWPEDEATVFEAGPRRMVLLGRTRLDRAAVTAALGRLRSLRDVDTIASRLPGVLHLAVSLDGRSRVQGSVAGVRQIFTTEAGGVTVAASAVGPLLSLTGADLDDTVLAARLLAPGGAPWPLSLRPVHRGIDALGTGHWLEQEPDGRSRQIRWWTLPEATRSLVQGAEAVRSALTEAIAARTRPDTTLSADLSGGLDSTSLCFLADAAGADLVTYHVMPLDGANEDTAWARKAAVMLPDARHHTLSSDRAENLFDVGYTAAHAHLAPEGPATWASGLAHIQDLSRRATAEGVSLHLTGFGGDELFGRMPACAWSLARAHPVGGLALVNRYRLANRWAWGATVRALTDRSTFAQNLATVAARISDPPQPLSEPDFGWVFAPRMPAWATPDAVSAVRDLLTATAADTPGPLDTDRARHQALASIVFEGKTVRQANTAVAGTGIVWDAPLLDDRVLEAALSTRVDQRLAAGRFKPLLTTAVRGTVPDDILDRRDKGEFSAEAFRGLERNRARFLELCEDSHLARLGLIDPAAFRSAVLDPGPMSHHLQPIETTVACESWLRTHSRPHPRPHHQDTGEHR from the coding sequence ATGGAATTCGTAGTTCTTCCGGACTGTCCCGCGGCCGCCCACCTCGCCGCGGACCTGCCGGCCGCACGCCGCATCGACCATGCGTCGGGGCGGCCATGGATCGTGGGCGACTGGCCCGAGGACGAGGCCACGGTGTTCGAAGCGGGCCCGCGGCGGATGGTGCTACTGGGCCGCACCCGGCTGGACCGGGCGGCCGTCACGGCCGCGCTCGGCCGGCTGCGCTCGCTCCGCGACGTGGACACGATCGCGTCCCGGCTGCCGGGCGTCCTCCATCTGGCGGTCTCGCTGGACGGCCGCAGCAGGGTCCAGGGCTCGGTGGCCGGCGTACGCCAGATCTTCACCACCGAGGCCGGTGGCGTGACGGTGGCCGCCAGTGCCGTAGGGCCGCTGCTGAGCCTGACCGGCGCGGACCTCGACGACACGGTGCTCGCCGCCCGCCTGCTGGCACCCGGCGGCGCGCCCTGGCCGCTGTCCCTGCGCCCCGTCCACCGAGGCATCGACGCCCTCGGCACCGGGCACTGGCTCGAGCAGGAACCCGACGGCCGGTCACGGCAGATCCGCTGGTGGACCCTGCCGGAGGCCACCCGCTCCCTCGTGCAGGGGGCTGAGGCCGTACGCTCGGCCCTCACCGAGGCGATCGCCGCCCGAACACGGCCGGACACCACCCTCAGCGCCGACCTGTCCGGCGGTCTGGACTCGACGTCCCTGTGCTTCCTCGCCGACGCGGCCGGCGCCGACCTGGTGACCTACCACGTGATGCCGCTCGACGGCGCCAACGAGGACACCGCCTGGGCCCGCAAGGCCGCCGTGATGCTCCCGGACGCCCGCCACCACACGCTCTCCTCCGACCGCGCCGAGAACCTGTTCGACGTCGGATACACCGCCGCTCATGCGCACCTCGCCCCGGAAGGGCCCGCGACCTGGGCCTCCGGACTCGCCCACATACAGGATCTGTCCCGGCGAGCCACGGCCGAAGGCGTGTCCCTGCACCTGACCGGCTTCGGCGGCGACGAGCTGTTCGGCCGGATGCCCGCCTGCGCCTGGTCACTGGCCCGGGCCCACCCGGTCGGCGGCCTCGCCCTGGTGAACCGCTACCGGCTGGCCAACCGCTGGGCTTGGGGCGCGACCGTACGAGCACTCACCGACCGGTCGACGTTCGCACAGAACCTCGCCACGGTCGCCGCCCGGATCAGCGACCCGCCCCAGCCCCTCAGCGAACCCGACTTCGGCTGGGTGTTCGCGCCCCGGATGCCCGCCTGGGCCACCCCGGACGCCGTCTCGGCCGTCCGGGACCTGCTCACCGCCACCGCCGCGGACACGCCCGGCCCCCTGGACACCGACCGGGCCCGGCATCAGGCGCTCGCCTCGATCGTCTTCGAAGGCAAGACGGTCCGTCAGGCCAACACGGCCGTCGCCGGCACGGGCATCGTCTGGGACGCGCCCCTCCTCGACGACCGCGTACTGGAGGCGGCCCTGTCCACCCGGGTCGACCAGCGTCTGGCCGCCGGGCGGTTCAAGCCCCTGCTCACCACCGCCGTCCGCGGCACGGTGCCCGACGACATCCTCGACCGCCGCGACAAGGGCGAGTTCAGCGCCGAGGCGTTCCGGGGCCTGGAGCGCAACCGGGCCCGGTTCCTGGAGCTGTGCGAGGACTCGCACCTCGCCCGGCTCGGTCTCATCGACCCCGCGGCCTTCAGGTCCGCGGTGCTCGACCCCGGGCCGATGTCCCACCACCTCCAGCCGATCGAGACCACCGTGGCGTGCGAGAGCTGGCTGCGGACGCACTCCCGCCCGCACCCCCGCCCGCACCACCAGGACACGGGAGAACACAGATGA
- a CDS encoding lasso peptide biosynthesis PqqD family chaperone, translated as MKLSLARDVTLTPVDSGAVLLDGRRGRYWQLNRSGSTILRKLLDGESPDAAAASLSAAAPVSEAQVQQDVKALVDALSAAHLVEVSP; from the coding sequence ATGAAACTGAGCCTTGCCCGCGATGTCACCCTCACCCCCGTCGACTCCGGAGCCGTGCTGCTCGACGGACGCCGGGGCCGCTACTGGCAGCTGAACCGGTCGGGCTCCACGATCCTGCGCAAACTGCTCGACGGGGAGAGCCCCGACGCGGCCGCCGCCAGTCTGTCCGCCGCGGCCCCCGTGAGTGAGGCCCAGGTGCAACAGGACGTGAAGGCCCTCGTCGACGCGCTGAGCGCCGCCCACCTCGTGGAGGTCTCGCCATGA
- a CDS encoding lasso peptide biosynthesis B2 protein, with protein sequence MTTPAVAEEAPRLPLRRQIAPRCAAGAARLLIRLPPARLQRVLRVLSKGSRPAPHTQVARARRSVVSVSTRCAGLGCLQRSVATVLLCRAKGTWADWCTGFRTQPFGAHAWVEVDGRPVDEPGELSMFRTVLAVRRPDRKGRS encoded by the coding sequence ATGACCACCCCAGCCGTCGCCGAAGAGGCTCCGCGGCTCCCCCTGCGCCGGCAGATCGCGCCCCGGTGCGCGGCCGGCGCGGCCCGCCTGCTCATCCGGCTGCCTCCGGCCCGGCTGCAGCGGGTCCTGCGGGTGCTCAGCAAGGGCAGCCGGCCCGCGCCCCACACCCAGGTCGCGCGGGCCCGCCGGTCGGTGGTCTCGGTCAGCACCCGCTGCGCCGGACTCGGCTGCCTCCAGCGATCCGTGGCCACCGTCCTGCTGTGCCGCGCCAAGGGCACCTGGGCCGACTGGTGCACCGGGTTCCGCACCCAGCCCTTCGGCGCGCACGCCTGGGTCGAGGTCGACGGGCGGCCGGTGGACGAGCCCGGAGAGCTGAGCATGTTCCGGACCGTACTGGCGGTGCGCCGCCCCGACCGGAAGGGCCGCTCGTGA
- a CDS encoding ATP-binding cassette domain-containing protein, whose product MTAIRAEGLYAYYGTTPAVNGLDLTVSDGETFGFLGPNGAGKTTTIGMLTTLLKPTAGRAEVAGFDVTARPAEVRRRVGIVFQESTLDLDLTSAENLRFQADLCGLDRREARGEISAMLDMMELSERSRVPVRQFSTGLRRRLEIARGLLGAPRILFLDEPTTGLDAQTRAAVWEHLTTLREERGITVFFTTHQLEEAEHCDRIAIFDHGKLITQGSPAELKSVIGADVVVLRTEDDPRAVDALSDRFGLPAELTPDGLCLRVSDGATLVPRLCTELGLAVRSVTVTTPTIDDVFLHHTGSAIRDNQVTARTLGNIGEGLR is encoded by the coding sequence GTGACCGCGATCAGGGCCGAGGGCCTCTATGCGTACTACGGCACCACACCGGCCGTCAACGGTCTCGACCTGACCGTGTCCGACGGCGAGACATTCGGCTTTCTGGGCCCGAACGGGGCCGGGAAGACGACCACGATCGGCATGCTCACCACACTGCTCAAGCCCACCGCGGGCCGGGCCGAGGTGGCCGGCTTCGACGTGACGGCCCGGCCCGCCGAAGTCCGCCGCCGGGTCGGCATCGTCTTCCAGGAGTCGACACTCGATCTGGATCTCACCTCGGCCGAGAACCTCCGGTTCCAGGCCGACCTGTGCGGGCTCGACCGCCGCGAGGCACGGGGTGAGATCTCCGCGATGCTCGACATGATGGAGCTGTCCGAGCGCAGCAGAGTCCCCGTACGGCAGTTCTCCACCGGCCTGCGCCGCCGTCTGGAGATCGCCCGCGGCCTGCTCGGTGCCCCCCGGATCCTCTTCCTGGACGAGCCCACCACCGGACTCGACGCGCAGACCCGCGCCGCCGTCTGGGAGCACCTGACCACGCTGCGGGAGGAACGGGGCATCACGGTCTTCTTCACCACGCACCAGCTGGAGGAGGCCGAGCACTGCGACCGGATCGCGATCTTCGATCACGGCAAGTTGATCACCCAGGGATCGCCCGCGGAACTGAAGTCCGTCATCGGGGCCGACGTCGTCGTGCTGCGCACCGAGGACGATCCGCGTGCCGTGGACGCTCTGTCCGACCGCTTCGGGCTGCCGGCCGAACTCACCCCCGACGGCCTGTGCCTGCGGGTCTCGGACGGCGCCACCCTGGTACCCCGGCTCTGCACCGAACTGGGTCTGGCCGTGCGCTCGGTGACCGTGACCACGCCGACGATCGACGACGTCTTCCTGCACCACACCGGGTCCGCCATCCGTGACAACCAGGTGACCGCGCGAACCCTCGGCAACATAGGGGAGGGCCTGCGATGA
- a CDS encoding ABC transporter permease: MSRTDTVLDAPGGTIGATAGRPAAGGPGNVLKPVSLLWRREMTRLRHNPVRLAMGLVTPLLFLVVLGTGLDAASSSLGKAQLNDYRAFLFPGVLVMSVQAPAIAVGISLVWDRRLGVLRQMLVSPFPRSSIVLGLALGGATTGGIYALMLLSVGGIAGIRYTPMLLVVVLEMLLVSLMFTALGLLAAVTIRQVDTFQIVVNLSLMPLMFFSGAMFPPNGLPGWLDTVVKLNPLTYGVDAVRRTLPGPDVLTSEQTRLMLGDWNPPVIAELGLLAAITAVALGLATYRFSRTQ, encoded by the coding sequence ATGAGCCGGACCGACACCGTCCTGGACGCCCCCGGCGGCACCATCGGGGCCACCGCCGGCCGGCCGGCCGCCGGCGGGCCGGGGAACGTCCTCAAACCGGTCTCCCTCCTCTGGCGGCGGGAGATGACGCGGCTGCGGCACAACCCGGTACGCCTCGCCATGGGGCTGGTGACGCCGCTGCTGTTCCTCGTCGTCCTCGGCACCGGCCTCGACGCCGCGTCCTCCAGTCTCGGCAAGGCGCAACTGAACGACTACCGGGCCTTTCTGTTCCCCGGCGTGCTGGTCATGTCGGTGCAGGCTCCGGCGATCGCGGTGGGCATCTCCCTCGTGTGGGACCGCAGGCTCGGGGTCCTTCGCCAGATGCTCGTCTCGCCGTTCCCGCGATCCAGCATCGTGCTGGGCCTTGCTCTCGGCGGCGCCACCACGGGCGGCATCTACGCACTCATGCTGCTCTCGGTCGGTGGCATCGCGGGCATCCGGTACACCCCGATGCTGCTGGTCGTGGTGCTCGAGATGCTGCTCGTGTCGCTGATGTTCACCGCGCTCGGACTGCTCGCCGCGGTCACGATCCGGCAGGTCGACACCTTCCAGATCGTGGTGAACCTGAGTCTGATGCCGCTCATGTTCTTCTCCGGCGCGATGTTCCCGCCGAACGGGCTTCCGGGCTGGCTCGACACCGTGGTCAAGCTGAATCCGCTCACGTACGGCGTCGACGCGGTCCGCCGGACCCTGCCGGGCCCGGACGTCCTGACCTCGGAGCAGACCCGTCTGATGCTCGGGGACTGGAATCCGCCCGTGATCGCGGAACTGGGGCTGCTGGCCGCCATCACCGCCGTCGCGCTCGGACTGGCCACGTACCGCTTCTCCCGCACGCAGTAA
- a CDS encoding MauE/DoxX family redox-associated membrane protein, whose translation MGVTKPRTVRDTRPGAARGTEAKAARITMEWIGTAARLLLAAVLGYAGLLKIQDLTEAGRTVALYRIVPEDLAQLVGGALPFVELALALLLVAGLATRAVAAATVALMVMYIAAITSVWARGLSIDCGCFSSGGTVTSGAERGYVIDIARDLVFLAAAVLLVRSPRTRYALDRWVLEELEEKER comes from the coding sequence GTGGGTGTCACGAAACCAAGGACGGTACGGGACACGAGGCCGGGGGCGGCGCGGGGTACGGAGGCGAAGGCCGCCCGGATCACGATGGAGTGGATCGGGACCGCGGCGCGGCTGCTCCTGGCGGCGGTCCTGGGCTACGCCGGCCTGCTGAAGATCCAGGACCTCACGGAGGCGGGCCGGACGGTCGCCCTCTACCGGATCGTGCCCGAGGACCTTGCCCAACTCGTCGGTGGTGCTCTCCCGTTCGTCGAGCTGGCGCTCGCCCTGCTGCTGGTCGCGGGGTTGGCCACCAGGGCGGTGGCGGCCGCCACCGTCGCACTGATGGTGATGTACATCGCGGCCATCACCTCGGTGTGGGCCCGAGGACTGTCCATCGACTGCGGCTGCTTCAGCAGCGGCGGCACCGTGACCAGCGGGGCCGAACGCGGCTATGTCATCGACATAGCCCGTGACCTGGTCTTCCTCGCCGCGGCCGTCCTCCTGGTCCGGAGCCCGCGAACCCGGTACGCGCTGGACCGCTGGGTCCTGGAAGAGCTGGAAGAGAAGGAGCGATAG
- a CDS encoding DsbA family protein yields MQPTDVMVREMVQKRRRRRRTLGVSLVAVAVVAGAALVGAGLVRANNTAPDEAPNRVPAGVTDDDAGLAVSTGKVRIDLYLDYLCPECRNTERALAPELETLKAGGEVSVVYHPVVFLDNRSSPEGYSTRAASAAACAADQGRFEQYSAVLFDEQPSEGGPGLGEARLIAAGRDAGITDDSFAACVQDGTYTPWTAYVSDVAASRKVALTPTVMVEGERIEVTGSDAAAALTRAVREAQG; encoded by the coding sequence ATGCAGCCGACGGACGTCATGGTGCGGGAGATGGTGCAGAAGCGGCGCCGCCGACGGCGCACCCTGGGGGTGTCGCTGGTGGCCGTGGCCGTGGTGGCCGGTGCCGCGCTCGTCGGTGCCGGCCTCGTCCGGGCGAACAACACGGCGCCGGACGAGGCACCGAACCGTGTCCCCGCAGGGGTGACCGACGACGATGCGGGGCTGGCCGTCTCCACCGGCAAGGTACGGATCGACCTCTACCTCGACTACCTCTGCCCCGAATGCCGCAACACGGAGCGGGCCCTCGCCCCCGAACTGGAGACCCTGAAGGCCGGCGGCGAGGTGAGCGTCGTCTACCACCCGGTCGTCTTCCTCGACAACCGCAGCAGCCCCGAGGGCTACTCGACCCGCGCCGCCTCCGCCGCGGCCTGCGCGGCCGACCAGGGCAGGTTCGAGCAGTACTCCGCGGTGCTGTTCGACGAGCAGCCCTCGGAGGGCGGGCCCGGACTCGGCGAGGCCCGGCTGATCGCCGCCGGCCGGGACGCGGGAATCACCGACGACTCCTTCGCGGCCTGCGTCCAGGACGGCACGTACACACCCTGGACGGCGTACGTCTCCGATGTCGCCGCCTCGCGCAAGGTCGCGCTGACCCCGACCGTCATGGTGGAAGGCGAACGTATCGAGGTCACCGGCTCGGACGCTGCCGCCGCACTCACCCGCGCGGTGCGGGAGGCTCAGGGATGA
- the mslH gene encoding lasso peptide C-terminal Trp epimerase (Involved in the biosynthesis of MS-271 and related lasso peptides.) — MTRLTVALSGDCMATRGALITSDPAARELREVLRSADFAFTNLEVVPAGGRGHPVHNAAGGGGLIADPGVLDEITAAGFDVLGCANNHALDLGADGLLGTVDLLNAKRIPFAGIGADLTAARRPVYVDRPGGSLALISCSSTFLPGQEAAEPSPDLPGRPGLNPLRHTATLRVTPAQLDTLREIDGETGLRDRRAEARTLLGFDPAMPSPDRLMLFGTRFQAADVPGFTTSCDPKDLDEISRWVAEARRRADLVMVAVHSHEPGPTPETPGEFLRVFAHRMIDEGADIVVGHGPHLLRGMELHRGKPIFYSLGNIVSQIELADHVPAEDYARIPAADQLTPGHYFDELSSHGRRLFAPHRPYWRTLVPVLTFDDGELVGSRLHPVELGFGERVHRRGRPRLAGTAEAKEILTDFARLAEPYGVTVPVGDTGTGELVVDGA, encoded by the coding sequence ATGACCCGGCTGACCGTGGCGCTCTCCGGCGACTGCATGGCGACCAGAGGAGCGCTGATCACCTCCGACCCGGCCGCCCGGGAACTCCGGGAGGTGCTGCGCTCGGCGGACTTCGCCTTCACCAACCTGGAGGTCGTGCCCGCCGGCGGACGGGGGCACCCGGTGCACAACGCGGCCGGTGGCGGCGGCCTGATCGCGGACCCCGGAGTGCTCGACGAGATCACGGCGGCGGGGTTCGACGTACTGGGCTGCGCGAACAACCATGCGCTGGACCTGGGGGCGGACGGCCTGCTCGGCACCGTCGACCTGCTGAACGCGAAGCGGATCCCCTTCGCCGGGATCGGCGCCGACCTCACCGCCGCGCGACGGCCGGTCTATGTCGACCGGCCCGGGGGCAGCCTGGCCCTGATCTCGTGCAGTTCGACGTTCCTGCCCGGGCAGGAGGCGGCCGAACCCTCGCCCGACCTGCCGGGCCGGCCCGGCCTGAACCCGCTGCGGCACACCGCGACACTGCGGGTGACGCCCGCCCAGCTGGACACACTCCGGGAGATCGACGGCGAGACGGGGCTGCGGGACCGGCGGGCCGAAGCGCGCACCCTGCTCGGGTTCGATCCCGCCATGCCCTCGCCCGACCGGCTCATGCTGTTCGGCACGCGCTTCCAGGCCGCGGACGTCCCGGGGTTCACCACCAGCTGCGATCCGAAAGACCTCGACGAGATCTCCCGGTGGGTGGCCGAGGCGCGACGGCGCGCGGATCTCGTCATGGTCGCCGTGCACTCCCATGAGCCCGGTCCGACGCCGGAGACACCCGGCGAGTTCCTTCGTGTGTTCGCCCATCGGATGATCGACGAAGGCGCCGACATCGTCGTCGGACACGGCCCGCACCTCCTGCGCGGAATGGAGCTCCACCGGGGAAAGCCGATCTTCTACAGCTTGGGCAACATCGTCAGCCAGATCGAACTCGCCGATCATGTCCCCGCCGAGGACTACGCGAGGATTCCCGCGGCGGACCAGCTCACCCCGGGCCACTACTTCGACGAGCTCAGCTCACACGGCCGACGGCTGTTCGCCCCGCATCGCCCGTACTGGCGGACACTCGTGCCGGTGCTCACCTTCGACGACGGGGAACTGGTCGGCTCGCGCCTCCACCCGGTCGAGCTGGGCTTCGGGGAGCGGGTGCACCGCCGGGGCCGTCCCCGCCTGGCCGGGACGGCCGAAGCGAAGGAGATCCTCACCGACTTCGCCCGGCTCGCGGAGCCGTACGGCGTCACCGTCCCGGTCGGGGACACCGGGACGGGCGAGCTGGTCGTCGACGGCGCATGA